From Stegostoma tigrinum isolate sSteTig4 unplaced genomic scaffold, sSteTig4.hap1 scaffold_733, whole genome shotgun sequence, a single genomic window includes:
- the tfpt gene encoding TCF3 fusion partner isoform X2, whose translation MAAVGFDDFPGPCSDLALPPLFGGHILESELDQEVGFADPALHEGRGREEEEDVQDDEDEEEEEEEDEDEDEEEDEQQALGRRREAYRRKYRALLRRCKEFELVNEMLLNRLECVAKITQRLKQERRFLMKCLDSHGDCYRTAQLTILLEDEGSQGDDVQLGEPAQTGLPDGQDIQVTNTGPQDLGSPLPSAKRRKLKDERESQSQRQPSPFYILGHDQIKQECGDDELSPQEVGEPVAQAWRSGSPDRKTAYSEYPSPSSYPEFD comes from the exons ATGGCGGCGGTCGGTTTCGACGACTTCCCGGGCCCCTGCTCGGACCTGGCGCTGCCCCCGCTCTTCGGCGGCCACATCCTGGAGAGCGAGCTGGACCAGGAGGTGGGGTTCGCCGACCCGGCGCTCCACGAGGGCCGGGGccgcgaggaggaggaggacgtgCAGGACGACGAGGacgaggaggaagaggaggaggaggacgaggacgaggacgaggaggAGGACGAGCAACAGGCGCTCGGGAGGCGCAGAGAGGCGTACCGCCGCAAATACCGCGCCCTGCTGCGCCGCTGCAAGGAGTTTGAGTTG GTGAACGAGATGCTACTGAACCGCTTGGAGTGCGTTGCAAAAATAACTCAGAGACTGAAGCAAGAACGAAG GTTCTTAATGAAATGCCTGGACTCCCACGGGGACTGTTACAGGACGGCCCAGCTCACCATCCTGCTCGAG GACGAGGGCAGCCAAGGGGATGATGTTCAGCTGGGTGAGCCTGCGCAGACCGGCCTGCCCGATGGCCAGGACATCCAGGTGACAAACACTGGGCCTCAGGACCTCGGCAGCCCCCTGCCCAGTGCCAAGAGGAGGAAGCTGAAGGATGAGAGGGAGTCACAGTCTCAGAGGCAACCCAGCCCCTTCTATATCCTCGGGCATGACCAGATTAAACAG GAATGTGGCGACGATGAGCTGTCACCTCAAGAAGTGGGAGAGCCGGTCGCGCAGGCCTGGCGCTCGGGGAGCCCGGACAGGAAGACGGCCTACAGCGAGTATCCGAGCCCCAGTTCCTACCCGGAATTCGACTGA
- the tfpt gene encoding TCF3 fusion partner isoform X1 — translation MAAVGFDDFPGPCSDLALPPLFGGHILESELDQEVGFADPALHEGRGREEEEDVQDDEDEEEEEEEDEDEDEEEDEQQALGRRREAYRRKYRALLRRCKEFELVKVNEMLLNRLECVAKITQRLKQERRFLMKCLDSHGDCYRTAQLTILLEDEGSQGDDVQLGEPAQTGLPDGQDIQVTNTGPQDLGSPLPSAKRRKLKDERESQSQRQPSPFYILGHDQIKQECGDDELSPQEVGEPVAQAWRSGSPDRKTAYSEYPSPSSYPEFD, via the exons ATGGCGGCGGTCGGTTTCGACGACTTCCCGGGCCCCTGCTCGGACCTGGCGCTGCCCCCGCTCTTCGGCGGCCACATCCTGGAGAGCGAGCTGGACCAGGAGGTGGGGTTCGCCGACCCGGCGCTCCACGAGGGCCGGGGccgcgaggaggaggaggacgtgCAGGACGACGAGGacgaggaggaagaggaggaggaggacgaggacgaggacgaggaggAGGACGAGCAACAGGCGCTCGGGAGGCGCAGAGAGGCGTACCGCCGCAAATACCGCGCCCTGCTGCGCCGCTGCAAGGAGTTTGAGTTGGTAAAG GTGAACGAGATGCTACTGAACCGCTTGGAGTGCGTTGCAAAAATAACTCAGAGACTGAAGCAAGAACGAAG GTTCTTAATGAAATGCCTGGACTCCCACGGGGACTGTTACAGGACGGCCCAGCTCACCATCCTGCTCGAG GACGAGGGCAGCCAAGGGGATGATGTTCAGCTGGGTGAGCCTGCGCAGACCGGCCTGCCCGATGGCCAGGACATCCAGGTGACAAACACTGGGCCTCAGGACCTCGGCAGCCCCCTGCCCAGTGCCAAGAGGAGGAAGCTGAAGGATGAGAGGGAGTCACAGTCTCAGAGGCAACCCAGCCCCTTCTATATCCTCGGGCATGACCAGATTAAACAG GAATGTGGCGACGATGAGCTGTCACCTCAAGAAGTGGGAGAGCCGGTCGCGCAGGCCTGGCGCTCGGGGAGCCCGGACAGGAAGACGGCCTACAGCGAGTATCCGAGCCCCAGTTCCTACCCGGAATTCGACTGA